One genomic region from Granulicatella adiacens ATCC 49175 encodes:
- a CDS encoding energy-coupled thiamine transporter ThiT, translating to MNSKAVKILLEVLGAVVVSVALSYIPQESLPFFVDLAILPLIFVSLRQGLIWGTIASVLFGLLHVFLHPTGAGFLVVSLHDSFMAYGFVGLSGFFARNTVRTAFNARTSSTTLNVVTASLIATIVSYGFHVIATGIGAPTVFSAEKVSLAQGVFGFGTNFLVTLAVTLLIFVTLIYVKRDVYIPKGTRFLSRREQSHLLND from the coding sequence ATGAATTCAAAAGCAGTAAAAATCTTACTTGAAGTATTAGGAGCTGTTGTGGTTTCAGTAGCTCTATCCTATATCCCTCAAGAAAGCCTACCTTTCTTTGTGGATTTAGCGATTCTTCCATTAATTTTTGTGTCTCTAAGACAAGGATTAATTTGGGGAACGATTGCGAGTGTCCTCTTTGGATTACTCCATGTATTCTTACATCCAACAGGAGCAGGATTCCTCGTTGTTTCTCTACATGATTCCTTCATGGCCTATGGTTTTGTAGGTCTTTCAGGATTCTTTGCTAGAAACACGGTCCGTACAGCGTTTAATGCGCGTACGTCGTCTACTACATTAAATGTTGTAACAGCAAGTTTAATTGCAACTATTGTAAGTTATGGATTCCATGTGATTGCTACTGGAATTGGAGCTCCAACAGTGTTTTCTGCAGAAAAAGTGAGTTTAGCTCAAGGCGTTTTCGGATTTGGGACGAACTTTTTAGTGACGCTTGCTGTGACTTTACTCATCTTTGTAACACTTATTTACGTAAAAAGAGATGTTTATATTCCAAAAGGAACTCGCTTCTTATCACGTAGAGAACAATCTCATCTATTAAATGATTAA
- the cls gene encoding cardiolipin synthase, producing the protein MEFITSFLYLIILANTIVAVITVFREPREIAATWGWLIVLIMLPIIGFIIYFFFGRRIRKKRIFNMKSQETVGLQELVEQQQRDLERTKEKIGAPKFRFKNEYQEDLASFFLETDDAIITENNEVTLYVSGEDKFAQLKADIEQAQHHIHLQYYIFNDDTIGHEIMDLLIEKAREGIEVLVIYDALGARTTRQGFWKKLHEAGGHTVAFFGYSLGFINWRINYRNHRKIVVIDGKIGYVGGFNIGDEYLGKGKLGYWRDTHLRIVGDAVYSLQSRFFIDWNAAVHEDKRREFFPEYFPVIESMGQNTIQVVSTGPDASLQKIKLGLIKMISMAKKSVWIQTPYFIPDESVQEALSIAALSGVDVRIMIPSKPDYPIVYRATEFYASQIIQSGVKVYVYQNGFLHAKTMIVDGELVTVGTSNFDMRSFRLNFEVNAFIYNEEVARQVETDFLKDLHNCTIATKDYFDKQSRWKKFKQKFARLFAPIL; encoded by the coding sequence ATGGAATTTATTACTTCATTCCTTTACCTCATCATTCTTGCGAATACGATTGTGGCAGTCATCACAGTGTTTAGGGAGCCCAGAGAAATTGCGGCTACTTGGGGCTGGCTTATTGTGCTTATCATGCTACCGATTATTGGATTTATTATCTATTTCTTTTTTGGAAGAAGAATTCGGAAAAAACGGATTTTTAATATGAAATCTCAAGAAACAGTTGGCCTTCAAGAATTGGTCGAACAGCAACAAAGAGATTTAGAAAGAACCAAAGAAAAAATAGGTGCTCCCAAGTTTCGTTTTAAAAATGAATATCAAGAAGATTTAGCTTCCTTCTTTTTAGAAACCGATGATGCCATTATTACAGAAAACAATGAAGTGACTCTGTACGTGTCAGGAGAAGATAAATTTGCTCAGTTAAAGGCAGATATCGAGCAGGCTCAACATCATATTCACCTCCAATATTATATTTTTAATGATGATACGATTGGACATGAAATTATGGATCTTCTAATTGAAAAAGCACGAGAAGGAATCGAAGTGCTCGTCATTTATGATGCCCTAGGAGCTCGTACAACTAGACAGGGATTTTGGAAAAAACTGCATGAGGCTGGCGGTCATACGGTTGCCTTCTTTGGATATTCGTTAGGCTTTATTAACTGGCGTATCAATTACCGAAACCACCGTAAAATTGTTGTGATTGATGGAAAAATCGGGTATGTAGGTGGGTTTAATATCGGAGATGAATATCTAGGAAAAGGAAAACTTGGGTACTGGAGAGATACGCACTTACGAATTGTGGGGGATGCTGTATATTCGCTACAATCACGATTTTTCATCGACTGGAATGCTGCCGTACATGAAGACAAACGAAGAGAGTTCTTTCCTGAATATTTCCCCGTGATAGAGTCAATGGGGCAAAATACGATTCAAGTCGTCTCAACAGGTCCAGATGCTAGTTTACAAAAGATTAAACTAGGACTTATTAAGATGATTTCCATGGCAAAAAAATCTGTGTGGATTCAAACCCCTTACTTCATTCCAGATGAAAGCGTTCAGGAAGCTTTATCGATTGCAGCCTTGTCTGGAGTGGATGTTCGCATTATGATTCCAAGTAAACCAGATTATCCAATTGTTTACCGTGCAACAGAATTTTATGCTTCTCAAATTATTCAATCCGGAGTAAAGGTCTATGTATACCAAAATGGATTTTTACATGCCAAAACAATGATCGTAGACGGCGAACTAGTGACAGTTGGAACTTCTAATTTTGATATGAGAAGTTTCCGATTGAATTTTGAAGTCAATGCGTTTATTTATAATGAAGAAGTCGCTAGACAAGTAGAAACAGACTTTCTAAAAGACTTACATAATTGTACAATTGCGACTAAAGACTATTTTGATAAACAATCCCGATGGAAAAAATTCAAACAAAAATTTGCTCGCTTATTCGCCCCGATTTTATAA